AAAGCCGAACTCAGTTTCTGTCAAGCTGCACATTTGCGAACAGCAAGAAAGGATCTTTTTGACTGACAGCTACAATAGGAGAAAATCAGTTCATTATATCAATAACTAGCTAGTAATGCTAAGATGTCAATCACTCTTAAATGCAGTCTCGATTCTGATTTATGACCCAAGATTTATTACCAATCCCAGCAGTCTATGATTTGTGCTCTTCAGAATTTACTTTCATTTTGTGATTATACTGCTACGACTTTAGGGAATGGAACTCGCTAGCTAATTAGATATCCTCTAAAATGAGGATGGCAGAAAGAAGCAAAATCCATTTGGTTAAGACCATGAAAATGTTCATTGCCATTTTTTAGATACTTGGACCAATTGGAACAATGCTTATTTCTGTAGAGGCCATAAGGCAGTTCCTCTCTTTGATTCGACATTCGAGGAGAAAAATTTACAGCAAAAGCATTCAAGTTGCTCTTACGTATCACCCTCCAACCCAGCAGATTGAGCAGTTGAGCTGCTTCTTCCCTTGTCCTCTTTACCCagaagaaaaaatgattttgttCCATAATCCACAGTAAAACGGTGGATCAACTATGTTACTGACACCAATCTACAGCCCTCACAACTGGccctataagaaaaataaagaatggAGAGTATTTGCCTCTCAATTAAGTATCATTTGAAGTCCTGTCTTAGCCTAAACCTGTATTACCAGACCAAAAACATACCTCAAGTCTCCTGAGTACAGTGCTGGACTGCCGGGAGGACGAAACAATTCTCTATTAATTTCCTTAAGTGAAAATCAGTACATACTAAAGGTCAACGGCAATGTCTATGCATATCACCAAATCCAGCACAAACTGACCAGTCCTAGACAAAAGATAATGAGACATTTCTCCTCTGGTACATGCATCAGACAATTAGGCACTTTAGAAAATAATAACTGGCCAACAAGGCACAGGACAAGCGTGTGTAAGAAATACATGATGCGTTCATTTGAGGTGCCCAAAAGGGGCTTTGGATGGTAGCAAAGGATGGATATTTGCTCTTGGTGGTGACAGCCCGTCACTGCATTTTGCTCCACTGCTGCATACATTATTTTTGCAGGCATTGTTCACATAGAAGCTTCTACTAAGATTAGATTATAAGCATCTTGACAGACTTTTGTGTCTTTCTTTGGAATTCGAACAAAACAAGTAGTCACACTCTTCATAAATATAATGACCAAGACCATACACATCTTTGCATTTCATTAAAAATATGAAAGTCTCTGGTGttatttttgaagaattttatgCCTTTTTGTGCTTGGTGAAGTATGGACAAGCCATGACAAGCACAATAGCGGAAGTCTGGCAGAGTTGAAAGTACCACAGTTTATACTATAGGCCACTGCTGTACAAGTCCGATAATGCTCTAGGCAGTTAATTGGAAGTTATTAATGACAAATGTGGACAAATAATAACTGAGTATCATCTCAGATATGAAAGCTTCAAGCACGAGAGTAAGATACCAGTAAAGTTCTTAATATAAATTGAAGATCTCAAACTCAAGACCTATTACCTAATATTCTCTCTTCCGTACCACCTAACCCATCCCTTTCCCCATTGAGCTTTTCAGTTGTTATACTTCCTCTTTAACTCAAATCAGATGCATTTGCTTTTGTCCCTTTGGGGTCATCAAAAAAATTGGAATGATATTAGAGAAGATTAGCGTGGCCCCTGCACAAGGATGACTCGCACAGAAGCATTCGTTTGCTCTAATATTAAGTTTTTCGACAGCTGGGGGGTGTTGCCACGCCTGAGGGAATACATAAGCCCTTTTATAATCTGTACGTTGTTGCATGGATTTCTCAAATCTTAGGCTTATCTATGTAACTAATTACATTGTAAGAGCTGAGACAACTTCACAACTGAAACGTGAAATTGCCAAATTATAGCAAATCCATGCTACTTAAGGGTACATATCCGCATACAGCAGATCTTGCAACAAGACAGAGTAGCACAACCATATGCATAAAGAGAAGACCAAAACTAAAGCAGCCATAATGTTGAGGCCTGTTTAAGGGTATCTAAGAATCAAAGGAGCAAagacaaaaggaaagaaaacaagagatCCCAAAACAACTAGGTTTTGATTCACCATGTAcgaatgaaaattttcaaaaatatgtttGTATTAGCCTGTttggacagaagaacatactGAAAATTTCAAATCCCCCCTTTTCTCCTCCTTGTAAGATCAGTCTCtcttgaaccacaaaaaaattataatccAAGAGAAAAAGTTAGAGCTGGAGAGCTGGTCAAAGATGTACCGTTCATTTAGGATGGAGAAGCCTAAAACCACAACTTAAAAAGTAATACAGATGATGGCGAATAAAGTCGTTCCACCAATCAGAGTCCCTTCTGCTCCAAAGTAAACAGGACATAAACGCAAGTAAACAGCAATAGAGAGGAACCAGCACATTTGACCTGGCTTGAGCAGCCAGTCGGAGAATAGACCTTAAGAAAAACTAGCCAAAATTGTTAAGACAATTGTATCAATACGTCTAGTTTGTGATGCCAGGCTGTTACAAATCCTAAACTAAAGAAGTCTTTGTTACAAATATGCGCTAATACTGTTCGCACGTAAAAACTAGGAAATCGGAAAGTAAACCCGAAACTTTTGTTACTTGGCCAGGCTTCATGCAAAATCTGCAAAATCAGAAACAAGTAACATTTTTACCAAAAATGACAGGCAAagcatgagagagagagagagaaaatagaaaagcTACAACATTCTTAAGATACTTTACTCAATTTGCAAGATGTAACAACAAGCGCTGAGCATGAAAGAGCAGAAAATCATTTCTGAGACATTCTACTCATCCCAAAAGGGGGAAGTAGTTATCCCTATATGTACAACAAGTTCTGAACTGCGCCAAGAATTGTGCTGTCCAGAAGGGAGTGATCAAAGGGTTAGTTGTCAATCAGGGCTGCGAGGTAAAATGAACAGGCCGCCAAAGAATGTCGTCCATGACTCCACGTGACCCAGTCAGAACCCCGTGCACCCAAAAAGAATGTGCCTTTAAGCAGATGCCTTTGCTGCCAAAGGCAATTAGAGCAACCCCGATGGCCACTTTCCCGTCACGGATGAGCGAGGACGCTTTCCTGCTGGGTGCTCCCTTTGTatataaattcaaaattgaagTACTACTCATATCAGCTGTCCTCGTCTATTGCACCAATGTAGGTGAGGTCAGTCCTCCTCACCCTAATGGCCCCCTTGAGCCAGTTTGATGCTCTCAAATTAGCATGGTCACTACCACCAATAGCAGCAGAGTTACTCGAAGATTGCACACCCGTTCCATCCTCCAATAGGGTCCAAGGGTCAATTTCCAAGTCCAGATCTTGCAGTGGCAGTTGCTTAGCCTTCCCTGCCATATTAGCGACAGTTCGAACCAAAGAAACTGGATTTCTCTGGGATAGGATTGAATTGTGAGGCTGTAAAACTGATATCTGATTGCTGGACTGGAGAGCAGCAATCGAAGCCGGTGATATAGATGGAGGTTGACAAGAGATTGAGCACCGAACAGATGGAAGAAGAATTGGCATTGCAGTTTGAATGCGCCACCGGATATGGTCCGGCATATGCATGCGGTTCAGATCATTCTGCATTGATTAAAATTGtcagaaagaaaaaatataagtatcCTTGATAATTCTCCACTTACTATCACATTTTTCGAAGTCCATACCCTAGAGTCAATTTAGccttcaaaaataaaagaaattgacGTGTCAACCATGGAGCAGAAGTCCACGAGAATATGATGTTCAAAccaaaaaatttgaaacttcaACACATTAATCGCAAGGACTTTTATTCTTTATATGAAGGAGAACTTTCcattttttggaagaaaagcaTAAGCATTCGTGGTGTAAATGTAGTCCTCATAAACTGCGTGCATCGATGATGCAGCTTATAAAAATGGAATAGTACTGAATGAACTAAAGAACTCCTCAATAAAAAGCTAATCACAACTCATATAGCATGCCAAAGCAATTTGAAAAGGAGGTCCTTTGACATGCATTCCCTCAGGTCATGTTATAACATTTTGAACATGAAGCAAAACGCAAATCTGATAATGGATTGCTTATCTTGTACAAGTACTCCATCAGATAAATCTTCTGGTTTTCTGTGTTTATCTAATATATGTGTTTTTGGGACTAATACTTTTGCAATAAAAGgtaaatacaaaagaaaatcaaataataagctGCGTCCAGTAAATGAATTTCAGATTGTATGCAGTCAACCAAACCTGCAGATTCTCCGCCACCTCACGACCAAAAACACTAAAGTCCTTGCCGCACTCGGAGGCGGACTTGGAGTTAGATTTCAACTTCAGCCAGCTAGGTCGATAGCTGCTCAGCAGTCCATGTAGCAGCAATAACAAACAATCGAAAAGACTTTCCCCAGATAAAAGTACAGATGTAGCAGAAGCCTCTGTAAGCGACTCGACATCTCTCTTGGATAAATTCAAAGTTGAACTTGTGGTATGGCCTGCAGCTTCATGGACAACTCTACATCCTAGAAGGCGTAATATAACAGCAGCAAGCATCTGTCTCATACTCTTTCCTGGCTCCCTGACAAGTCCAAAATGAAGCTTATATTAACAATAAGCAATATAGCTAGAGATGATTAGTTTCATCACAGACATGGATGCATTCAGCATAACCAAGATATATGGTAAATCAACGCGCTCAACATTAAAGAATGGGGGACATAGTACATGCACAAGTTATTGGCAGAAAAAATCCTTCCTAGAGTTAGAAAACTTGCACAATACCTTCTACCATTGACCAGTAATTGAAATTTCCCTTCCGTAAACTGTCCTTTATCCATGTGACATATTAACttcatcatcaatcaaaactatttttaacCTTAAAGTTTCAAATAAATAACGCCCTGGCATTTGCTTCATATTAGTAAAATCTGGATAGGAGAACATGCATGGAAAGATTCCGTCTTAAACAAAATTCAGCTGGAGCATGCAAAAGCAATTCAGGACTTTTATATTGAGAATGGTCTCCAAGAAGGGGTAATATGCCCTCATGAACAAATTGTGTAATCAGTTTACAGAATTACCCATCAGTGCACATAGTAGGAAGTAGTCTTAGGAGAAACTGCAAGCGCAATGACATGGAAGCTCGCAACCCCGCAGGGGAAGATGGTACTCCATCAGCTGGTCCCGCAGGTCGTCTGGAATTGGATAATCCAGGACTCCCACCTCTCATACCTTTTCGGCTATTGCCCTTGCTTGCTGGGCTTTCTGCTCCAGATGCAACTGATCCAACAGATTTAGCTGCTCCATGAGAAAGTACATTTATCTGCTGCTCAATGTTATTCATCTGTTTGATCATGTCGTTTGCAAAGGTGTTTCTTGAGGCATCAGAGCCTTGATCCACACAAGGGAGAACTAATTCAATAAATGCTCTCTCTGTCACATGCTGCTGACTCACCAAGAAACCTTCAACATCCACAACTTGAGTGGATCCTCTTCCAGGAAATCTCACATCTGAACCTTCATCAACCACCTCACCTTCTTCAAGAGAGGCGACTTCAAACTTCCTCTTGCTTCCCCTTGTTTTCCGCGAATCAGAGTTTGAATCACACCACCCCCATGGCTTCCAGAACTGCAGTTTAGTTGATAGATGTTCTTTTTCAGCATTAATGATAAGCCGTTGCCGAATTGATTTCCTTCCATAAAGAACATCAGTGCCCCCAAGAAGCCATTTAGTTTGCATTAGCATTTGGTCCTCAAGTGACCTTCCAAAAAGGTGCACAACCTCAGAAAAGAGTGAAGCAGCATCTGGTCTGGCAAGTAACCTCATTACAACGAGTTCAACAAAGCTGCTCTCTTTCTCAGAAACTGCAACCTTGTCAGCATTCGGTGAAACTGATTTAATAGCCTCAGCCAAAGGGGCTTCATTTTTCAGTTTATCAATGACTGTTTGTTCATTCAAAAGAAGCCTAAGCTCAACCCACTGCCAGTGAAATTTTGCAGGTTGTAATGTATCCAAAACATGCACAAGCTTATCTCTGAAATTTGCATCCTTCTCCTGATAATAGTTCTTTTGGCCACCTTGCCCTTGCATCCTATTACCGTCCTCTGGTTTAAGCAATGACTGTGGCATTCTACAGTCAATAAGGGCATTTAAGAAAAGCCGTGCCCTGAGAGGAACAAAGGCCATGGATTTGTAAAGAACGTCTGCACTATGTGATTCCAGTAAGGCTGCAAACTCAGAATCAATGGCATCTGCAGCTATGAGATCATAAAGGCCATGAGTGTCTCGCAGACACACATCACGGAACGGAAGGTGCTTTAATGCATCACCTATCGCCAATGCTAAGGACTGATACAATTGTTGGAGGTCATCACGCAAGCCAACACCAGTATTAAAAATTAATCCTTTCCATATGACAAATGCAAATATAGAATAGGCAGGCGGAAAGACCAAGTTCAGAGGAAGTGCTCTCTGCATTCTAGAGAGACCTACAACTGACGCTTCACCCAAGAGCTCCACAATAAATCCATCAGAAACAGTTCTGCAATTACCTACAAGCACTCGAAACCAGTGGGTGGAAACTTCAACCAAATTATCCAGCTTCGGAGCCCCAATGGAACGAGCACTCCCGTTTGAGTTGGATTTCAAACTCCTGAAAAAGTGAATTGGATCAAGCCCTTCCCTTAATCTGAAGAGAGTAACCATTCTCTCAAGGCTAGTAACTCCCTGAAGAAGTGCCCCAACAAGAAGCGCAGAAATAGCTCCAGCAATTTTTGCCCCTCGTCCAAGTACACTTTTAACAGAACTATTCAAGGTTTCATAGGAGTTTGAACTAGAATCATGGGATTCAGGAGATGGATGAAATTGAGTGCGAGGAGCCTTTCCTGGCACAAACACTTGAGCAAGGGCAGTAGAAGCTTCAACTGCAAGAGCAACCTCAAAGACACGACTCTGACGCTCACCAAGTGCATCCTTCAGCAGGCACAAGCAAGTTGTATGGATGCGTAAAATGCGTCGAGCAAAATGCATTGAACTGGATGTGGACTGGAAATTTAGGTGATTGCCAGCAGTTAAGTCAGGAATTTTAGCAATAACCAGTCCAACATTACTGACAATTGCAGAAATAGCAGAGGATACCAAAGTAGGATCACCTTCCTGAGCAGCACCACCAGTTTGCCTCATGCACTCCATTAATCCCATTACTATTTGTTGAGCTATTTGATAACCATCATCCAAGTTTTCCAAGACAGGGCTTTTTACTGTACCAGGCCCAAAAAGCTTTCTTTCTTTGCCACAAAAGTATTGAAAAACTTCAACAACTTGCCTTTGTACTATATCTCTCATTGTCAAAGCAACTCTGGACACCCGTACACCACTTATCTTGTGACGGAAAAAATCATCAAGATCTTCAACTCCTGCAGGAACTCCAAGTGGGAAGCCAAACTCCGCATCAGGCAATCTTCCAGATTCAAGCTCAGAAATGAGTCTTTTATCATAAGATGATTTAAGGTTTTTCTCCCAATCAACAACACTAGCCACGTTTCCGTACTTCTTCACCAAATTTCTTGCATAAACCAAAGCTGAAGAACCTGAAACCCTTCCGGTAGAGGCCATTGTGGCTGCAACTCGATGCATTGCAGCTTTCAAGGTTTCAGGAACAAGATCTGCGGCTACGATTATATTTTCATACCTAAAACAGAACAGTATAAATAGTTCACTTCATCACCCTCACGCATTATATATCTTCATTGAAAGATGTATACCAACCAGAAACTCAAGTTTTATCATAGTTTTGAGAAAGGATGGACTTTATTATCTATAAATCAGAACTATGAAATTTGGTATTGGAAGCAGACAATGCAACAGGGAGTACAATGCTTGAGCTTATATTCAATGGCTTCAAATGTCAAATGCTTccacaaaataaaaagaataaaaatcaccaaagttttaagaaaaaatactACTACCCAGGTCTTAAGAATTATTTATCACATGAAGATGTCCTGATATATTTTAACACCAAATGAAGCCACAGTTAAAACTTTTCGCAAGAGCAAACTTAGACATCACAATCTCCAACAACTTTCTCATTCCCTAAAATCAACTTCAAAGTTTTCATATGCTTTCTAAACCACTAAATccaaaaatcaagatgaaaatggaaaaatgtaGGGCCCAATAACACAAACTGTCTCAGGGAATCTAATATATATGTTCAATATGAAaacaaaagtttttcaaattttgtcacAAATAGAGAGATCCTGCCAAAACATGATTCAAAAGAGAGGCGTGTTGGAAAATGCATGGATAGTTGTTTGTACATAAGTAGAAGCTGCAGTAGTCCAGAAGGAGAAGCAGAAAAGCACAAAGCATAGACAACAACTCGTCAAagaaatgcaattcaaaatcaatatcaACTAACAATCTACAGTAACAAAACCTTCATAACCCAAATTCTGTTTGAAAATACTTGAATGGCTAGTTTGAGAGTTTATGATATAAAAAAGGAGTTTGGGGGGGACCTAATGTatcagagaaaagaaaagaagagaagagatcATAATGTTGTTTGGGGATTTAAGAAAGAAATGGAATGATTTTGGATACACATGTCATTAAAATTTTGTTTAGTAGTCATCCAAGGACAGAACTGATCCTTTAAAAGATTTACAAGGCTTTCCCCAACTTTCCATCCAAATCAGCCCATAAATGGGtggaaaaatttttaaactgtACCAAAAAAATTCATCCGTCTCAATCCAGCTAAATCCGTTCTTTTCTGTCTTTGAAGAAACTGGCAAGTGAATGAAAAGTTTCCATTTCTctcactttcttttcttctctcatCCAATCCTACCTCACAAAACAAACTGTAAACGAGAGGCCCATTTGGATTGGGTGTTCTTTGGGGTGTTACTATAAACCTTTACTGTTAATAACGTTACTTAAAAACATACTGGAATAGGTGTTGTTAGGGAGTTTTTTAAGGTGTTTTATGCACCGCCAGATCCCATCTCCACAACCCTGCCACCTCCCCCTTCTCCGcttcctcctccctcctccctACCTGCAAAACTCGTCCTCCCCCTGGCCCTCCCCTCCCCCTTCCCCCAccccaacaaaacaaaaactgcCTCCTGCCCCTCCCCGTTCTCACCTCCCCTCCCCAGCAACCACTACCAGACCAGATCTGGTCATTAAAGAAGCAGGCCTGAAGGAAGGGGATACCCCCCCCCGGGGTGGGGTGGGGGTGGAAGAAAGGGGAAGGGTAGCAGTGGGTGGCAGGGGTTGGTGGCAGACAGATAATGGGTGATGAGTGTGTGCAAGTGTCACTCTTTGGgttattttttgtgcattttttagttttttttttaagtgtctTTTGGGGGTATTACTGttggttcttttttttcttttaatcttgtTTGGGGGTATTCTGAAATATGCTAATGTAAAAGGTTAGTTAATCACATTATCCAAATCCCTTCAGAAATGGTAACTCATAAGTAGTTTATCTATCTAGGACcagaaagaaaattttgtgaaaaagtcAAATTATTAGATGGTGCAAAGTGGTCAATGTCACAACGTTGTCCAAGACCTTCACTACTATAGGTCAATAAAGAAGAATCAAGCTAACAATAAAGCCTACTAGGAAACAGCCCTAACAACTTGAGAGACCTTGATAAATTTTAATAGAAACAAAGACCGATGTCtaattttaactttatttgggaaaatgaaAAGTTCAAGTGGTGCCTCTGTAGTTGGATTTTCAACCTTTGAACCATCCTTGAGTAATAGATTGAAGATAATTTTATCAGAAGTGAGTATACCCAAGGATACTGGATAGTTAAGAACCAGGGGCTTCACAAATTAGGTAGGAACCTGTTAGGTTATTTACACAATCACAAAAACCACACAGGGTCACTTGACTAGTATAAACACTGCAAACCATTTTCTAGAAGGTAAGGATAGGGAAATCTAATGATATTCAAACATAAAACACTAATGCAGGAGGCAATATAGCAAGCAATGCACACAAAAAATCACAACAGTCAGCAAAATAATTCAAAGCCAAGCTGACAAAATGACTTGAGAAAACCAAGAGCACACCTCCTAATAGATGATACAAGAAATGCCTCCCCGACTTCACAAACAACATTCTCCGTATTTCTTGGAAGCATTAAGATGTTCCGACCAGCGTGGATGGAAGCAGCAGGGCTGCTAAGAGCTTTTGGCAGCAACCAGAGAAGAAACCTGGCAGCAGATACTAATTCATTAGAAACATCCATCAGATACAAAATCATAGATAATTCATCTTCACCAAGCTTCCATCGCACAGAGTTTGCATCATCAACAGCAGAATATGGTCTGCCATATTGACCAACTTTTGCTGCAGTCTTTTCAGCTTCTTCAACAAGATGCTTTACAACACTTATCAACCATAACATCACAGTTCTCTTCTCCACAAGTCGCATCTTTTTCAGAACTTTTCCAATTGAAACAATGTCACTACCATATGCCATTCTGATCCCATCCCCAGATTTT
This portion of the Coffea arabica cultivar ET-39 chromosome 2e, Coffea Arabica ET-39 HiFi, whole genome shotgun sequence genome encodes:
- the LOC113733184 gene encoding mediator of RNA polymerase II transcription subunit 12 isoform X1: MQRYHAASCTSAVNNTAIGGSARDVSRAESSSIPSNFSLNSRRPLPLTPYKLRCDKEPLNSRLGLPDFHLQTPTCPEETLTRDYVQSGYRETVEGIEENRETSLSQIQTFTKPVILKCKESIRKCHRAINESRAQKRKAGQVYGVPLSGSLLSKPGPFPEQKPCGEEFRKKWIEGLSQPHKRLCSLADHVPHGYRRKSLLEVLIRNNVPLLRATWFVKVTYLNQVRPGSSNLSGGVPDKTQFSRSEQWTKDIIDYLQALLDEFVSKNNFHSTLHIRDRSPQMVYPGTLQHRNDAASTSTDADEPSLHFKWWYVVRLLQWHHAEGLIVPSLIIDWVFNQLQEKERLGILQLLLPVIYGVIEAVVLCQTYVRTLVGIAMRFIQEPSPGGSDLVDNSRRAYTMSALVEMLHYLIIAVPDTFVALDCFPLPLCLVTNVVNDGSFLLKIAEDESNMKTGPLEVACLQRDKGVEVHPDSLTINCIVSSIQKRAENLAKAARPGHPSQNVAKALLALDKSLIHGDVSVAYKLLFENLCDGAVDERWIAEVSLCLRSSLKYIGAVTLSFISSIFFICEWATCDFRDFRTGPPSGQKFTGKKDLSQIYIAIRILQLKRREMQSLSQGKNESSLAPDTLAKDPDLQNNYPGRFPVGNACEQNKYSLKSGKTRNLSNIFESPSPLHDIIVCWIDQHEVHSGEGVKRLQLLIMELVRAGIFYPQAYVRQLIVSGIMDGNGISVDLERRKRHHRILKQLPSSYVHDALEEAQVLEGAMLLEVINTYANERRLVLRGLLDCHKSSGSSWQKQKHYYNSGGGSASPSSVDQWRSLQGISSLTTKNVDQVVELEDLKASIVMLLQLPSSSLSSDSGLENFVGGFKRSTGSSITKIDIGEGTPGCEECRRVKRQKLSEDRSSYPQGFLSNALDDEDIWWLRRGPKSLDKMDPPPKQAKQSGRGRQKGVRKTQSLAQLAAARIEGSQGASTSHVCDNRVNCPHHRTGVEGDAPKSGDGIRMAYGSDIVSIGKVLKKMRLVEKRTVMLWLISVVKHLVEEAEKTAAKVGQYGRPYSAVDDANSVRWKLGEDELSMILYLMDVSNELVSAARFLLWLLPKALSSPAASIHAGRNILMLPRNTENVVCEVGEAFLVSSIRRYENIIVAADLVPETLKAAMHRVAATMASTGRVSGSSALVYARNLVKKYGNVASVVDWEKNLKSSYDKRLISELESGRLPDAEFGFPLGVPAGVEDLDDFFRHKISGVRVSRVALTMRDIVQRQVVEVFQYFCGKERKLFGPGTVKSPVLENLDDGYQIAQQIVMGLMECMRQTGGAAQEGDPTLVSSAISAIVSNVGLVIAKIPDLTAGNHLNFQSTSSSMHFARRILRIHTTCLCLLKDALGERQSRVFEVALAVEASTALAQVFVPGKAPRTQFHPSPESHDSSSNSYETLNSSVKSVLGRGAKIAGAISALLVGALLQGVTSLERMVTLFRLREGLDPIHFFRSLKSNSNGSARSIGAPKLDNLVEVSTHWFRVLVGNCRTVSDGFIVELLGEASVVGLSRMQRALPLNLVFPPAYSIFAFVIWKGLIFNTGVGLRDDLQQLYQSLALAIGDALKHLPFRDVCLRDTHGLYDLIAADAIDSEFAALLESHSADVLYKSMAFVPLRARLFLNALIDCRMPQSLLKPEDGNRMQGQGGQKNYYQEKDANFRDKLVHVLDTLQPAKFHWQWVELRLLLNEQTVIDKLKNEAPLAEAIKSVSPNADKVAVSEKESSFVELVVMRLLARPDAASLFSEVVHLFGRSLEDQMLMQTKWLLGGTDVLYGRKSIRQRLIINAEKEHLSTKLQFWKPWGWCDSNSDSRKTRGSKRKFEVASLEEGEVVDEGSDVRFPGRGSTQVVDVEGFLVSQQHVTERAFIELVLPCVDQGSDASRNTFANDMIKQMNNIEQQINVLSHGAAKSVGSVASGAESPASKGNSRKGMRGGSPGLSNSRRPAGPADGVPSSPAGLRASMSLRLQFLLRLLPTMCTDGEPGKSMRQMLAAVILRLLGCRVVHEAAGHTTSSTLNLSKRDVESLTEASATSVLLSGESLFDCLLLLLHGLLSSYRPSWLKLKSNSKSASECGKDFSVFGREVAENLQNDLNRMHMPDHIRWRIQTAMPILLPSVRCSISCQPPSISPASIAALQSSNQISVLQPHNSILSQRNPVSLVRTVANMAGKAKQLPLQDLDLEIDPWTLLEDGTGVQSSSNSAAIGGSDHANLRASNWLKGAIRVRRTDLTYIGAIDEDS
- the LOC113733184 gene encoding mediator of RNA polymerase II transcription subunit 12 isoform X2, with protein sequence MQRRPLPLTPYKLRCDKEPLNSRLGLPDFHLQTPTCPEETLTRDYVQSGYRETVEGIEENRETSLSQIQTFTKPVILKCKESIRKCHRAINESRAQKRKAGQVYGVPLSGSLLSKPGPFPEQKPCGEEFRKKWIEGLSQPHKRLCSLADHVPHGYRRKSLLEVLIRNNVPLLRATWFVKVTYLNQVRPGSSNLSGGVPDKTQFSRSEQWTKDIIDYLQALLDEFVSKNNFHSTLHIRDRSPQMVYPGTLQHRNDAASTSTDADEPSLHFKWWYVVRLLQWHHAEGLIVPSLIIDWVFNQLQEKERLGILQLLLPVIYGVIEAVVLCQTYVRTLVGIAMRFIQEPSPGGSDLVDNSRRAYTMSALVEMLHYLIIAVPDTFVALDCFPLPLCLVTNVVNDGSFLLKIAEDESNMKTGPLEVACLQRDKGVEVHPDSLTINCIVSSIQKRAENLAKAARPGHPSQNVAKALLALDKSLIHGDVSVAYKLLFENLCDGAVDERWIAEVSLCLRSSLKYIGAVTLSFISSIFFICEWATCDFRDFRTGPPSGQKFTGKKDLSQIYIAIRILQLKRREMQSLSQGKNESSLAPDTLAKDPDLQNNYPGRFPVGNACEQNKYSLKSGKTRNLSNIFESPSPLHDIIVCWIDQHEVHSGEGVKRLQLLIMELVRAGIFYPQAYVRQLIVSGIMDGNGISVDLERRKRHHRILKQLPSSYVHDALEEAQVLEGAMLLEVINTYANERRLVLRGLLDCHKSSGSSWQKQKHYYNSGGGSASPSSVDQWRSLQGISSLTTKNVDQVVELEDLKASIVMLLQLPSSSLSSDSGLENFVGGFKRSTGSSITKIDIGEGTPGCEECRRVKRQKLSEDRSSYPQGFLSNALDDEDIWWLRRGPKSLDKMDPPPKQAKQSGRGRQKGVRKTQSLAQLAAARIEGSQGASTSHVCDNRVNCPHHRTGVEGDAPKSGDGIRMAYGSDIVSIGKVLKKMRLVEKRTVMLWLISVVKHLVEEAEKTAAKVGQYGRPYSAVDDANSVRWKLGEDELSMILYLMDVSNELVSAARFLLWLLPKALSSPAASIHAGRNILMLPRNTENVVCEVGEAFLVSSIRRYENIIVAADLVPETLKAAMHRVAATMASTGRVSGSSALVYARNLVKKYGNVASVVDWEKNLKSSYDKRLISELESGRLPDAEFGFPLGVPAGVEDLDDFFRHKISGVRVSRVALTMRDIVQRQVVEVFQYFCGKERKLFGPGTVKSPVLENLDDGYQIAQQIVMGLMECMRQTGGAAQEGDPTLVSSAISAIVSNVGLVIAKIPDLTAGNHLNFQSTSSSMHFARRILRIHTTCLCLLKDALGERQSRVFEVALAVEASTALAQVFVPGKAPRTQFHPSPESHDSSSNSYETLNSSVKSVLGRGAKIAGAISALLVGALLQGVTSLERMVTLFRLREGLDPIHFFRSLKSNSNGSARSIGAPKLDNLVEVSTHWFRVLVGNCRTVSDGFIVELLGEASVVGLSRMQRALPLNLVFPPAYSIFAFVIWKGLIFNTGVGLRDDLQQLYQSLALAIGDALKHLPFRDVCLRDTHGLYDLIAADAIDSEFAALLESHSADVLYKSMAFVPLRARLFLNALIDCRMPQSLLKPEDGNRMQGQGGQKNYYQEKDANFRDKLVHVLDTLQPAKFHWQWVELRLLLNEQTVIDKLKNEAPLAEAIKSVSPNADKVAVSEKESSFVELVVMRLLARPDAASLFSEVVHLFGRSLEDQMLMQTKWLLGGTDVLYGRKSIRQRLIINAEKEHLSTKLQFWKPWGWCDSNSDSRKTRGSKRKFEVASLEEGEVVDEGSDVRFPGRGSTQVVDVEGFLVSQQHVTERAFIELVLPCVDQGSDASRNTFANDMIKQMNNIEQQINVLSHGAAKSVGSVASGAESPASKGNSRKGMRGGSPGLSNSRRPAGPADGVPSSPAGLRASMSLRLQFLLRLLPTMCTDGEPGKSMRQMLAAVILRLLGCRVVHEAAGHTTSSTLNLSKRDVESLTEASATSVLLSGESLFDCLLLLLHGLLSSYRPSWLKLKSNSKSASECGKDFSVFGREVAENLQNDLNRMHMPDHIRWRIQTAMPILLPSVRCSISCQPPSISPASIAALQSSNQISVLQPHNSILSQRNPVSLVRTVANMAGKAKQLPLQDLDLEIDPWTLLEDGTGVQSSSNSAAIGGSDHANLRASNWLKGAIRVRRTDLTYIGAIDEDS